Proteins from a genomic interval of Rubinisphaera italica:
- a CDS encoding tetratricopeptide repeat protein, which produces MNNYFNPQQPPRLLLKSCALGLMMCCAVGCQTFGGSGKGLSSLNPFGSPSDATASIDDVKGPMERTILASNSQSIVSTASLANTPEFQQYQAAKALYDSGDYAAAEKAFDTIAKEYALDETGQYRRRSLGNFFKAPSTRKAKYSDGPLREDALFMLAESRYKQDEFPGAEDVYLGLLKDYPNTRHLEAASKRLYDIALTWMDFKQTTNSEVQMAAYEENGRSGRPKIVANTEYNRPGFFNFFDKKRPATDTEGRALEALKAIWLNDPTGPLADDALMLTASHYLRIGSHAEAAETYQLLREEFPDSPHAKDAYILGSYVTQASYQGAAYDEKSLEQSRQLKSIALASFQDLSLEERERLEAELKEVEEAKIAREFENALFWLGKGNFTAVEMVCHQIINTHPGSFYAGKARGLLSKLPEYQKRNTLMLAMEGVTVADIPSIDATQTAMIPEYQPNSAPAKTQPPVAEPEVEEEKKPRFFPSWGMPKLRPVPKDPEEDEGSNAPPFNPNPGYDEAQPGKATLTLGQEPATTR; this is translated from the coding sequence ATGAATAATTATTTTAATCCTCAGCAGCCACCGCGGCTCTTACTAAAATCGTGTGCACTCGGTTTGATGATGTGCTGCGCGGTGGGATGTCAGACGTTTGGCGGCAGCGGAAAGGGTTTGTCGAGCTTAAATCCGTTCGGCAGTCCGAGCGATGCCACGGCTAGTATCGATGATGTTAAAGGACCGATGGAACGCACAATTCTGGCGTCCAATTCTCAGTCCATTGTCTCAACGGCTTCACTGGCAAATACCCCTGAATTCCAGCAGTATCAGGCGGCAAAAGCATTGTACGACTCAGGCGATTATGCTGCCGCAGAAAAAGCATTCGATACGATTGCAAAAGAGTATGCCCTCGATGAAACCGGGCAGTATCGTCGACGCAGCCTCGGCAACTTCTTTAAAGCTCCCTCGACACGAAAAGCCAAGTATTCCGATGGGCCGCTGCGGGAAGATGCATTATTCATGCTGGCCGAAAGCCGTTACAAGCAGGATGAATTTCCTGGTGCGGAAGATGTCTATCTCGGCCTGCTGAAAGATTACCCGAACACACGCCATCTCGAAGCCGCCTCCAAGCGGTTGTACGATATCGCCTTGACCTGGATGGATTTCAAGCAAACCACCAACAGCGAAGTTCAAATGGCGGCATACGAAGAAAACGGACGCTCCGGCAGACCGAAAATTGTTGCCAATACCGAATACAATCGTCCCGGATTCTTCAACTTCTTCGATAAGAAACGACCAGCAACAGATACCGAAGGACGCGCGCTCGAAGCGTTGAAAGCGATCTGGTTAAACGACCCGACAGGTCCACTTGCTGATGATGCATTGATGTTGACCGCCAGTCACTACCTGCGGATTGGCAGTCATGCCGAGGCGGCAGAGACGTATCAGTTGTTACGTGAAGAGTTTCCCGACAGCCCTCATGCCAAGGATGCCTACATCCTCGGGTCTTACGTGACACAGGCTTCCTATCAGGGAGCCGCCTACGATGAAAAAAGTCTGGAGCAATCTCGACAGCTCAAATCGATTGCTTTGGCTTCGTTCCAGGACTTATCACTTGAAGAACGGGAGCGTCTGGAAGCCGAGCTAAAAGAAGTTGAGGAAGCCAAAATCGCTCGGGAATTTGAAAATGCCCTCTTCTGGTTAGGGAAAGGAAATTTCACCGCAGTCGAGATGGTTTGCCATCAAATCATCAATACTCACCCAGGTTCGTTCTATGCGGGCAAGGCTCGAGGGCTCCTCTCGAAATTGCCAGAATATCAGAAGCGAAACACACTGATGCTGGCCATGGAAGGGGTGACGGTTGCAGACATTCCTTCGATTGATGCGACTCAAACGGCGATGATTCCGGAGTATCAACCCAACTCGGCTCCAGCAAAAACACAACCACCCGTAGCTGAACCTGAGGTTGAAGAAGAAAAGAAACCACGCTTCTTCCCATCCTGGGGAATGCCAAAGTTGAGGCCTGTCCCCAAAGATCCGGAAGAAGATGAAGGCTCGAACGCTCCACCATTTAACCCGAATCCGGGATATGATGAAGCTCAGCCGGGCAAAGCCACACTGACACTGGGGCAGGAACCAGCAACGACGAGGTAA
- the fusA gene encoding elongation factor G, with protein sequence MAKSLEDLRNIGIIAHIDAGKTTTTERILFYTGASHRMGNVDDGTTTTDFDPDEAKRGITIYSAAITCFWKDKTINIIDTPGHVDFTAEVERSLRVLDGAVVIFSAVEGVEAQSETVWRQADHYEVPRICYINKMDRIGADFERTLNQMRDRLKARPVPITIPIGAGPTQNPDPFRGIINLLTMKAVYFDTESRGENITETEIPDELRDQADLARMELVEAAVEFNDGLMNAYLEGETITTEQMIPILRQATLDRKIQLTFCGSSLSYIGVQPVLDGVSAFLPSPLDRPPVSGSNCHSKKPAIETRAPDADEPFCGIVFKIVAEPHADLYFMRVYSGKLKSGSRVLNPRTNKKELINQIWHIQADSKEKIETDVIGPGDIAGIVGLKETATGDTLCDTQKPIVLESIKFPATVISMAVEPETNADRKKLNEVLARLEKQDPTFQCTINEDTGQQIISGMGELHLEIIKDRILRDFGLNAKVHKPRVSYRETIGKKVKGHGEFHQTTASGNRYAGVTLELGPITDDKSDAYVNKLKPDALTNELRYILDETAKQLLDGVGYYGYPLMGVQMTILDVDYRLNETEEISLKAALDRAFDDAMNAENVVLLEPIMKLEVVCPDEFLGNIQADLQIRHATIFGQEQRGHLTAIAAEVALAKMFSYSSQVRSLSQGRASYSMAPLKYAPAPKDVLEKMLG encoded by the coding sequence ATGGCAAAATCGTTAGAAGACCTTCGTAATATTGGCATTATCGCACATATCGATGCCGGGAAAACCACGACGACGGAACGGATCCTGTTCTACACCGGGGCTTCGCATCGGATGGGGAATGTCGATGACGGCACCACCACGACCGATTTCGATCCCGATGAAGCCAAGCGGGGAATTACGATTTATTCAGCTGCGATCACCTGCTTCTGGAAAGATAAGACGATCAACATTATCGACACGCCGGGACATGTCGATTTCACAGCTGAAGTCGAACGTTCGCTGCGTGTGCTCGATGGAGCGGTCGTTATTTTCAGTGCGGTCGAGGGGGTCGAAGCTCAAAGTGAAACCGTCTGGCGGCAGGCCGATCACTATGAAGTTCCCCGTATCTGTTACATCAATAAGATGGACCGGATCGGAGCCGACTTCGAGCGAACGTTGAATCAAATGCGGGATCGCCTCAAAGCTCGACCCGTGCCGATCACCATCCCGATTGGAGCCGGGCCCACTCAAAATCCCGATCCGTTTCGCGGCATCATTAATCTGCTCACGATGAAAGCCGTTTATTTCGATACCGAATCTCGCGGCGAGAACATCACAGAGACAGAAATTCCAGATGAACTTCGCGATCAGGCTGACCTGGCCAGAATGGAACTCGTGGAAGCGGCTGTTGAGTTCAATGACGGGTTGATGAACGCCTACCTCGAAGGCGAAACCATCACAACCGAACAGATGATCCCAATCCTGCGTCAGGCGACACTCGACCGAAAAATTCAACTGACTTTTTGCGGTTCCTCTCTCAGTTATATCGGCGTACAGCCTGTGCTCGATGGCGTCTCCGCGTTTCTTCCCAGCCCGCTTGATCGACCGCCAGTTTCCGGCAGCAATTGTCATTCGAAGAAGCCAGCGATTGAAACGCGTGCTCCAGATGCTGATGAACCATTCTGCGGCATCGTCTTCAAAATTGTCGCCGAGCCTCATGCCGATTTGTACTTTATGCGAGTCTATTCTGGAAAACTCAAAAGTGGCTCGCGGGTACTGAATCCAAGAACCAACAAGAAAGAGCTGATCAATCAAATCTGGCATATCCAGGCCGACTCCAAAGAGAAAATCGAAACCGATGTCATTGGCCCCGGCGATATTGCAGGCATTGTCGGACTCAAGGAAACCGCCACCGGCGATACCCTTTGCGATACCCAAAAACCAATCGTGCTCGAATCGATCAAATTCCCGGCGACCGTCATTTCCATGGCTGTCGAACCGGAAACCAATGCCGATCGTAAGAAACTGAACGAAGTTCTCGCCCGGCTCGAAAAGCAGGATCCGACCTTTCAGTGCACCATCAATGAAGATACCGGTCAACAGATCATCAGCGGAATGGGCGAATTGCATCTGGAAATTATTAAAGACCGCATCCTGCGGGACTTCGGTCTGAACGCCAAAGTTCACAAGCCACGTGTCAGTTATCGCGAAACCATCGGGAAAAAGGTCAAAGGTCATGGCGAGTTTCATCAGACAACCGCCAGCGGCAACCGCTATGCTGGAGTCACCTTGGAGCTTGGCCCCATCACTGACGATAAGTCAGACGCTTATGTCAATAAATTAAAGCCCGATGCCCTTACCAACGAGTTGAGGTATATCCTCGATGAAACCGCCAAGCAACTACTCGATGGCGTCGGCTACTACGGCTATCCGCTGATGGGCGTGCAGATGACGATTCTCGATGTCGATTATCGCCTCAATGAAACCGAAGAAATCTCCCTTAAAGCCGCTCTCGACCGCGCGTTCGATGATGCGATGAATGCAGAGAATGTTGTGCTGCTCGAACCGATCATGAAGCTGGAAGTCGTCTGCCCGGATGAATTCCTCGGCAACATCCAGGCCGACCTGCAAATTCGACACGCGACCATTTTCGGCCAGGAACAACGCGGACACCTGACCGCAATCGCAGCCGAAGTCGCACTCGCAAAGATGTTCAGCTACTCCTCACAAGTTCGCAGTCTCTCTCAGGGACGAGCCTCCTACTCGATGGCTCCCCTCAAATACGCCCCGGCTCCTAAAGATGTGCTGGAAAAAATGCTGGGATGA
- a CDS encoding cation:proton antiporter, giving the protein MNTPLIYLTGLFVLGITAQWLAWRMRLPAILLLLMFGFAANTVVDPTRIIDDALLFPLVSLSVAVILFDGGLSLRLGELKMTSGSVTRLVTVGCVITWILGTCAAKLIFNSWWIASLAGAIFVVTGPTVIGPLLRHVRPNPTISSIAKWEGIVIDPIGALLAVLVSTAIASGSLTEATVDIIISLGSAVAISTVIGFITAYILIVMFRKHLIPDYLQNPFMLMSVLASYTLSNLLMAESGLATVTVLGILMANQKSVSITHLIEFKENLGVLLISVLFILLSSRYQFTELLHLGWPAVGFLILMIGIVRPIAVFASTYGTKLKWQEKVFLSFLAPRGIVAAAVASVFALELTHLAGGDHSVISPEMLADLNKLVPLTFVVIVGTVAFYGLTAAPLARYLGISERNPQGILFAGSDRLVRSIASVVHKEGFQVLLVDTNHENISAARMLGLPSNNASILSEYAREELDLGGLGRFVAMTPNDQVNMLAALEFQEVFDRADLFQLKPNVSDKQRQALSHQSKRARYIFSGGTTYRMLSDLMNDGFVVKASKLTEEYSYSSFREKYGPQALPLFVITESRKLIILTDEERSEPQAGETLIAFVPDMTYAKVEEHQKKASEKLAAKELKKPEGA; this is encoded by the coding sequence TTGAATACTCCTCTGATCTATCTGACAGGTTTATTTGTTCTGGGTATCACTGCTCAGTGGCTGGCGTGGCGAATGAGACTGCCTGCCATTCTGCTGCTGCTCATGTTTGGCTTTGCCGCCAATACGGTGGTCGATCCCACTCGAATCATTGATGATGCGCTACTCTTCCCGCTCGTCTCGCTTTCCGTTGCCGTCATTCTCTTCGATGGCGGTTTGAGCCTGAGGCTGGGTGAATTGAAAATGACATCCGGTTCCGTAACCCGCCTCGTGACCGTCGGCTGCGTGATTACCTGGATTCTTGGAACATGTGCTGCCAAATTAATTTTCAATAGCTGGTGGATTGCTTCGCTTGCCGGTGCGATCTTCGTGGTAACAGGCCCGACAGTGATCGGCCCTCTGCTCAGGCATGTGCGACCGAATCCGACGATCAGCTCAATCGCCAAGTGGGAAGGGATTGTGATCGATCCCATCGGAGCATTGCTGGCGGTACTCGTATCCACCGCGATTGCTTCCGGGAGCTTAACCGAAGCGACGGTCGATATTATTATCAGTCTGGGATCAGCGGTGGCGATCAGTACCGTCATCGGATTCATTACCGCTTACATTTTGATTGTGATGTTCCGCAAGCACTTGATACCCGACTATTTGCAAAACCCCTTCATGCTGATGAGTGTGCTCGCCTCTTATACGCTTTCAAATCTGTTGATGGCAGAATCGGGACTGGCTACGGTCACTGTTCTCGGAATTCTGATGGCCAATCAGAAGAGCGTTTCAATCACACACCTGATTGAATTTAAAGAAAATCTAGGCGTCCTGCTGATTTCCGTATTGTTCATTTTGTTATCATCAAGATATCAATTCACCGAACTTCTCCACTTGGGCTGGCCAGCTGTCGGATTTCTGATTTTGATGATTGGAATCGTTCGGCCCATCGCAGTCTTTGCTTCGACCTATGGGACGAAACTCAAATGGCAGGAAAAGGTGTTTCTTTCCTTCCTCGCACCCCGTGGAATTGTTGCTGCTGCCGTGGCCAGTGTGTTCGCTCTCGAATTGACTCATCTGGCTGGCGGAGACCATTCAGTCATCTCGCCTGAAATGCTGGCCGATTTGAACAAACTCGTCCCGCTGACCTTCGTCGTCATTGTAGGCACCGTCGCTTTTTATGGACTGACAGCTGCTCCTCTGGCACGTTATCTGGGGATCTCGGAACGAAATCCACAAGGCATTCTGTTCGCCGGGTCCGACCGGCTGGTCCGTTCGATTGCATCGGTCGTCCACAAAGAAGGTTTTCAGGTCCTGCTTGTCGATACCAACCATGAAAACATCAGTGCTGCTCGAATGCTGGGGCTGCCTTCCAACAATGCGAGCATCCTTTCGGAATACGCTCGCGAAGAGCTGGACCTGGGTGGACTGGGCCGTTTTGTCGCGATGACCCCGAACGATCAGGTCAATATGCTGGCGGCTCTGGAATTTCAGGAAGTCTTTGATCGGGCAGATCTGTTCCAACTGAAGCCAAATGTCTCCGACAAACAGCGGCAGGCGTTATCGCATCAGTCCAAGCGGGCTCGCTACATTTTTTCCGGCGGTACAACCTATCGGATGTTGTCCGATTTGATGAACGATGGCTTCGTCGTCAAAGCGTCTAAACTGACTGAAGAATATTCTTACTCATCATTCCGCGAAAAATACGGCCCCCAGGCGTTGCCACTATTTGTCATCACAGAATCCCGCAAACTCATCATTCTGACGGATGAAGAACGCTCCGAACCCCAAGCTGGCGAAACCCTAATCGCCTTCGTACCCGATATGACCTACGCCAAAGTCGAAGAGCATCAGAAAAAGGCCAGTGAAAAATTAGCCGCGAAGGAACTGAAAAAACCTGAGGGTGCTTAA
- the lptE gene encoding LPS assembly lipoprotein LptE, which translates to MLFHRLTDNLRCWGRVQLAPGIANFGSSYCTISADRCCPFIVWLILPVLTLMAGCGYHIGAPYDPEIRSVHVPIFTSDLFRRDINIELTEAVQKEIRSRTPYQLSTADRADTRLIGHVVEVNKSVLGETSFDDPRQLQLAIGVEILWEETSGGQLLARQTLPIDPQTRQLLTQSNFAPEVGQSFATAKHEAITRLARRIVDMMESPW; encoded by the coding sequence ATGTTGTTTCACCGATTAACAGACAACTTGAGATGCTGGGGACGAGTACAACTTGCCCCCGGCATCGCTAATTTCGGAAGCTCGTATTGTACGATCTCAGCGGATCGATGTTGTCCGTTCATCGTCTGGCTCATTTTGCCTGTTCTGACTCTGATGGCCGGCTGTGGATATCACATCGGGGCTCCTTACGATCCTGAAATCCGCTCGGTCCATGTGCCGATTTTTACTTCCGATTTGTTTCGACGAGATATCAATATCGAACTCACAGAAGCTGTCCAGAAGGAAATCCGTTCTCGAACTCCTTACCAGTTATCGACTGCAGATCGGGCTGATACACGATTGATCGGACATGTTGTCGAAGTCAATAAGTCCGTCCTGGGTGAAACGAGTTTCGATGATCCTCGTCAATTACAACTCGCAATTGGCGTCGAAATTCTTTGGGAAGAAACCTCCGGCGGACAATTGCTCGCTCGGCAGACATTGCCCATCGACCCCCAAACTCGACAATTGCTCACTCAGTCGAATTTTGCTCCCGAAGTCGGGCAGTCTTTCGCCACCGCCAAGCACGAAGCGATTACGCGTTTAGCACGCCGGATTGTCGACATGATGGAATCGCCGTGGTGA
- a CDS encoding REP-associated tyrosine transposase, producing the protein MQVRNLSTGKQYYSKRRKRFEKDLTARSLTFTCYQRYQFLSKDRTRKWLIEALEKNRQLFSVDLWAYVIMPEHVHLLVYPQEDGKTVSRYISKVKEDVGRKAVQWIESNASEWIPKITVTEGKRTRRRFWQAGGGYDRNIDNPKAILATLDYFHENPVRRGLVNKAIDWKWSSARWYAGENDVPLKMDKSLPVFKE; encoded by the coding sequence ATGCAAGTCCGAAATCTTTCAACAGGAAAGCAATACTACAGCAAACGTCGCAAACGCTTTGAGAAGGATCTCACTGCTCGCTCACTAACCTTTACCTGCTATCAGCGTTACCAATTTCTTTCCAAGGATCGAACCAGAAAATGGCTGATTGAGGCTTTAGAGAAAAATCGCCAGCTGTTTTCTGTGGATCTCTGGGCTTATGTGATCATGCCCGAACATGTCCATCTCCTCGTTTATCCTCAAGAGGATGGGAAAACTGTCTCCAGATATATCAGCAAAGTGAAGGAAGATGTTGGTCGAAAAGCAGTCCAATGGATTGAATCAAATGCCTCTGAATGGATTCCCAAAATAACAGTGACTGAGGGAAAAAGAACTCGCAGACGATTCTGGCAGGCTGGGGGCGGATATGATCGGAATATTGATAATCCCAAAGCGATTCTCGCAACACTCGATTATTTCCATGAGAACCCTGTCCGTCGAGGATTAGTCAACAAAGCAATTGACTGGAAATGGTCAAGTGCACGATGGTATGCCGGTGAAAACGATGTTCCTCTGAAAATGGATAAAAGTTTACCCGTTTTCAAAGAGTAA
- a CDS encoding rhodanese-like domain-containing protein, with translation MSSSTITPEQLQERLKSKPELDLIDVRTPAEFQELHLKSARNIPLDKLDPNAIVKERNGSAEEPVYMICRSGSRGEMACQKFQKAGHSNAVNVVGGTMACDEAGLQVVRGRKVMSLERQVRIAAGSLVVIGTALGAFVHPGFLGIAAFVGAGLVFAGITDTCGMGMMLARMPWNQCSENSGSCKV, from the coding sequence ATGAGTTCATCAACAATTACGCCAGAGCAATTGCAGGAACGACTGAAGTCAAAACCGGAATTGGATTTAATCGATGTCCGCACGCCGGCTGAGTTTCAGGAATTGCATCTAAAATCGGCTCGAAATATTCCACTCGATAAACTGGATCCGAATGCGATCGTCAAAGAACGCAACGGTTCTGCAGAAGAGCCCGTTTACATGATTTGTCGATCGGGCAGCCGGGGGGAAATGGCGTGTCAGAAATTCCAAAAGGCTGGACACTCCAATGCGGTGAACGTCGTCGGAGGAACAATGGCCTGCGATGAAGCTGGTCTGCAAGTCGTTCGCGGTCGCAAGGTCATGTCACTCGAACGTCAGGTTCGCATCGCAGCCGGGTCACTTGTTGTCATCGGGACCGCTCTGGGAGCGTTCGTCCATCCGGGCTTTCTCGGAATAGCCGCGTTCGTGGGAGCCGGATTGGTTTTCGCGGGAATTACCGATACCTGCGGCATGGGAATGATGCTGGCTCGTATGCCCTGGAACCAGTGCTCCGAGAATTCCGGATCCTGCAAAGTGTAG
- a CDS encoding arylsulfatase: MLLAAVIPQLFPAQSFAAESSTRPNIIFILADDLGYGDLGCFGQEKIKTPNLDQMAAEGMKFTNFYAGATVCAPSRCVLMTGLHTGHCEVRGNSASNIQRLRDEDVTIAEVLQDSGYRTALIGKWGLGEPGGGEAGFPNKQGFDYSFGYLSQHQAHNYYPEILWRNGEKVQLRNVVNKVKTGEWGSAGWATKRVDYSHDLFMEETSKFIADQKSGKPFFLYLALTIPHANNEGTRGTGNGQEVPDYGIYSEKDWSDPDKGQAAMITRMDNGIGELFKQLKSQGLDEETLVIFTSDNGHHKEGGNNPETFDPNGPLRGMKRDLYEGGIRVPTIARWPGHIQPGSVTDHVAYFGDFFATACELADANTPKNLDSISFVPVMTGHPEQQSEHDYLYWEFYERESKQAVRKKNWKAIRIPMFDGKVELYDLSQDLGEENNIASEHPEIVKQLTKLMDEAHVSHPNWKTRGKN; the protein is encoded by the coding sequence TTGCTACTCGCAGCAGTGATTCCGCAACTCTTTCCTGCGCAATCATTCGCGGCAGAGTCCTCCACTCGGCCGAATATCATTTTCATTCTCGCCGATGACCTCGGCTATGGAGATCTCGGCTGCTTTGGTCAGGAGAAGATCAAAACTCCGAATCTCGATCAGATGGCAGCCGAGGGAATGAAATTCACGAACTTTTACGCCGGAGCAACCGTTTGTGCTCCTTCCCGTTGCGTTCTCATGACGGGCTTGCACACAGGTCATTGCGAAGTTCGGGGAAACTCCGCATCAAATATTCAGCGATTGCGGGATGAAGATGTCACGATTGCAGAAGTGCTTCAGGACTCAGGGTATCGCACCGCTCTGATCGGGAAATGGGGACTTGGCGAACCGGGTGGAGGAGAAGCTGGCTTTCCGAACAAACAGGGGTTCGATTACAGCTTCGGCTATCTTTCTCAGCATCAGGCTCACAATTACTATCCGGAAATTCTCTGGCGAAATGGCGAGAAAGTTCAGCTGAGAAATGTCGTCAATAAAGTGAAAACCGGCGAATGGGGATCAGCGGGCTGGGCGACGAAACGCGTCGATTATTCTCACGACCTGTTCATGGAAGAGACCAGCAAATTCATTGCCGATCAAAAATCGGGCAAACCCTTTTTTCTGTATCTGGCACTGACTATCCCCCACGCAAACAACGAAGGAACCCGCGGCACCGGCAACGGACAGGAAGTTCCCGATTACGGCATCTATTCTGAAAAGGATTGGAGTGATCCTGATAAAGGCCAGGCCGCTATGATCACTCGCATGGACAACGGCATCGGCGAATTATTCAAGCAACTCAAGTCTCAGGGACTCGATGAAGAAACCCTCGTCATCTTCACATCCGACAACGGACACCACAAAGAAGGGGGTAACAACCCAGAGACATTCGACCCCAACGGCCCTCTCAGAGGAATGAAACGCGATCTGTATGAAGGAGGCATCCGCGTTCCGACAATCGCCCGCTGGCCAGGGCATATTCAGCCGGGCAGTGTGACGGATCACGTCGCCTATTTCGGCGATTTCTTCGCCACTGCCTGCGAGTTGGCCGATGCGAATACACCAAAAAATCTCGACAGTATTTCCTTCGTCCCTGTCATGACCGGGCATCCCGAACAGCAGTCAGAACACGACTATCTCTACTGGGAATTCTACGAAAGAGAATCGAAGCAAGCTGTTCGCAAAAAAAACTGGAAAGCGATCCGCATTCCGATGTTTGACGGCAAAGTCGAACTGTACGATCTCTCCCAGGATCTTGGCGAAGAAAATAACATCGCCAGCGAGCATCCCGAAATCGTCAAGCAATTGACGAAACTGATGGACGAAGCCCACGTTTCACATCCGAACTGGAAAACACGCGGCAAGAACTGA
- a CDS encoding ArsR/SmtB family transcription factor — protein MTTKSKTKEKPLISLPALEQAAECLKILAHPHRLRIVQMLLNGRFTVGQLAEACEIPSHMASEHLRLMQRCGFLESEKEGRKAYYKVVEPHLAQIMTCIESRFG, from the coding sequence ATGACAACGAAATCAAAAACTAAAGAAAAGCCACTCATTTCACTGCCAGCCTTAGAGCAGGCTGCTGAGTGTCTGAAAATTCTGGCTCATCCGCATCGACTGCGAATTGTGCAGATGTTGCTCAATGGTCGCTTTACGGTCGGACAACTTGCTGAAGCCTGTGAGATCCCCAGCCACATGGCCTCCGAACATTTGAGGCTGATGCAGCGTTGTGGATTCCTGGAAAGCGAGAAGGAAGGCCGGAAAGCTTATTATAAGGTCGTGGAACCTCACCTGGCACAAATTATGACATGCATCGAATCCCGTTTTGGGTGA
- a CDS encoding cytochrome-c peroxidase yields MSLRRQQKSNTSVCEKLILTSGISNTAVTALLSLSIVLCITCGASLQAEVPLGLPKLKEPKDNPSTPGKIELGKMLFFDKRLSADSSISCASCHDPDKGYSNAEQFATGVENQKGGRNSPTVINSAFQTFQFWDGRAASLEDQALGPIQNPIEMNMKMDLALERINGIPEYRRRFEEEFGEPASDETLAKALAAFERTLLSGDAPYDRFEAGDKTALSESAQRGKDLFFGKANCTACHSGGNFTDNSFHNIGIGMDQEKPDEGRFAISKLGGDTGAFKTPTLREIARTAPYMHDGSLKTLKEVVEHYNKGGIANEYLDEEIFEMNLSEEEVNDLVTFMKEGLTSESYPHVETPELPE; encoded by the coding sequence ATGAGTTTACGACGACAACAGAAATCGAATACATCAGTTTGTGAAAAATTGATTTTGACATCAGGGATATCCAATACGGCAGTCACTGCACTTCTGTCACTCTCCATTGTACTTTGCATCACTTGCGGGGCGTCATTGCAGGCAGAAGTCCCACTTGGATTACCAAAGCTGAAAGAACCGAAGGATAATCCTTCGACGCCTGGGAAAATCGAACTGGGGAAAATGCTGTTTTTCGACAAACGGCTCTCTGCGGACAGTTCAATCTCCTGTGCTTCCTGTCACGACCCTGACAAGGGCTATAGCAACGCAGAGCAGTTTGCCACTGGTGTTGAAAACCAAAAAGGAGGACGGAATTCTCCAACAGTAATTAATAGTGCATTCCAGACCTTCCAATTCTGGGATGGTCGGGCGGCCAGTCTGGAAGATCAGGCCCTGGGGCCGATTCAGAATCCGATCGAGATGAATATGAAGATGGACCTGGCACTCGAACGAATCAATGGAATTCCCGAATACCGTCGTCGGTTCGAGGAAGAATTCGGTGAACCCGCTTCTGACGAAACCCTGGCAAAAGCGCTGGCAGCCTTCGAAAGGACTTTACTCTCAGGCGATGCCCCTTATGATCGATTTGAGGCGGGCGATAAAACCGCGTTGTCCGAATCTGCTCAACGTGGGAAAGACCTGTTCTTCGGAAAGGCAAATTGCACTGCCTGCCACAGCGGAGGAAATTTCACAGATAACAGTTTTCATAACATTGGCATCGGCATGGATCAGGAAAAACCTGATGAAGGTCGTTTTGCCATCAGTAAACTCGGAGGCGACACCGGCGCATTCAAAACTCCTACGCTTCGAGAAATTGCCCGCACCGCTCCTTATATGCATGATGGCAGCCTGAAAACGTTGAAAGAAGTCGTTGAGCACTATAATAAGGGGGGTATTGCCAACGAATATCTTGATGAAGAAATCTTTGAGATGAATCTCTCTGAAGAGGAAGTGAATGACCTGGTCACCTTCATGAAGGAAGGTTTAACGAGCGAATCTTATCCCCATGTTGAAACGCCCGAATTGCCGGAATAG